From the Lolium rigidum isolate FL_2022 chromosome 2, APGP_CSIRO_Lrig_0.1, whole genome shotgun sequence genome, one window contains:
- the LOC124691753 gene encoding cold-responsive protein kinase 1-like has translation MDCCSIFRNKWATRQQISEHNEDIPSGTNTTRYTYKEIVRATENFNPSNKIGEGGFGSVYKGRLKNGKLIAAKVLSVESRQGLKEFMNELMAISNISHGNLVSLYGYCVEGNKRILVYNYLENNSLAQTLLGSGRSNIQFNWRSRVNICIGIARGLAYLHDSVNPHIVHRDIKASNILLDKDLTPKISDFGLAKLLPPNASHISTRVAGTLGYLAPEYAIRGQVTRKSDVYSFGVLLLEIVSGRSNTSTRLSYEDQMLLEKFPEVTNGVLLLQTWMYYERGDLEKIIDSSLGDDLDVVQACRFLIIGLLCTQDVTRHRPTMSAVVEMLTGEKDVDSGNISKPATISDFMDLKIRSMRRENNLAFAPSSKLISTIMAQNSPLLSQETTRCSITFTAISDRE, from the exons ATGGATTGTTGTTCTATCTTTCGCAATAAGTGGGCAACACGCCAACAAATTTCTGAGCATAATGAAG ACATCCCTTCTGGTACTAATACAACAAGATACACTTATAAGGAGATAGTAAGAGCAACAGAAAATTTTAACCCATCCAATAAGATTGGTGAAGGGGGTTTTGGATCTGTGTATAAG GGCCGGCTAAAGAATGGAAAACTTATTGCTGCCAAGGTGTTATCTGTAGAGTCAAGACAAGGACTAAAGGAGTTTATGAACGAACTTATGGCAATTTCCAACATATCTCATGGTAATCTTGTCAGCCTTTATGGCTATTGTGTGGAAGGAAACAAGAGGATCCTTGTCTACAATTATCTCGAAAATAATAGCCTTGCACAAACACTTCTAG GTTCTGGCCGCAGCAACATCCAGTTCAATTGGAGAAGTAGAGTAAATATTTGCATTGGTATCGCCCGGGGATTAGCATACCTCCATGACTCTGTCAATCCCCACATTGTTCACCGCGATATCAAAGCAAGCAATATACTTCTTGATAAGGATCTCACTCCCAAAATTTCTGATTTCGGTTTGGCAAAGCTTCTACCTCCAAATGCATCACATATTAGCACGCGGGTTGCAGGAACATT AGGTTACTTGGCTCCCGAGTATGCCATTCGAGGACAAGTAACACGGAAATCAGATGTTTATAGCTTTGGCGTTCTACTTCTAGAAATAGTTAGTGGGAGATCAAACACGAGTACAAGACTATCCTATGAAGACCAGATGCTTCTTGAAAAG TTTCCGGAAGTCACCAATGGGGTTCTCCTATTGCAGACATGGATGTATTATGAACGAGGAGATTTGGAGAAAATCATAGACAGTTCTTTGGGCGATGACTTGGATGTTGTACAAGCCTGCAGGTTCCTGATAATTGGGCTTTTGTGTACACAAGATGTCACAAGGCATCGACCCACTATGTCAGCCGTCGTCGAGATGCTAACAGGCGAAAAGGATGTTGACTCTGGGAATATAAGCAAGCCAGCTACAATTAGCGACTTCATGGACCTTAAGATCAGGAGCATGAGGAGAGAAAATAACTTAGCTTTCGCTCCATCCTCCAAGCTGATATCCACCATCATGGCACAGAATTCTCCTTTGTTGTCTCAAGAGACAACACGATGCTCCATAACATTCACCGCAATATCTGATCGTGAGTGA